Proteins encoded within one genomic window of Companilactobacillus sp.:
- a CDS encoding helix-turn-helix domain-containing protein, giving the protein MTKNIKFDDYIKEQSKDPIFKEQYTYEKNKMTAAMAIYETRAEIGWTQRELAEKADVPQSTVARIEKGNNVNVDTLNKLAGAMGKQLKISVE; this is encoded by the coding sequence ATGACTAAAAACATTAAATTTGACGACTACATTAAGGAACAAAGTAAAGATCCTATCTTTAAAGAACAATACACCTATGAAAAAAATAAAATGACAGCTGCTATGGCCATTTACGAAACACGTGCTGAAATCGGCTGGACCCAACGTGAATTAGCTGAAAAAGCCGACGTTCCGCAATCGACCGTTGCTAGAATTGAAAAAGGTAATAACGTAAATGTTGATACCTTGAATAAATTAGCTGGTGCAATGGGAAAACAATTGAAAATCTCAGTAGAATAA
- a CDS encoding type II toxin-antitoxin system RelE/ParE family toxin, whose translation MKKPEFEFYTRPNGTNEMKNFLEQLSDKDKIKLLIRIDSVQEYGLLFAQKLQWIKKINTNLYEIRSQVSSNIQRAVYFHVDGNRYIITHGFTKKTRKTPRREIEHALKMRQEFFSNEDGGND comes from the coding sequence ATGAAAAAACCAGAATTTGAATTTTATACGCGTCCAAACGGCACCAATGAAATGAAAAATTTTCTAGAACAGTTATCAGATAAAGATAAAATCAAATTGCTTATAAGAATAGATTCTGTTCAAGAATATGGTTTACTTTTCGCTCAAAAACTCCAATGGATCAAAAAAATAAACACTAATTTATATGAAATAAGATCTCAAGTTTCTTCAAATATCCAAAGAGCCGTTTACTTTCATGTCGACGGAAACCGATATATCATTACGCATGGTTTTACTAAGAAAACACGAAAAACGCCTAGGAGAGAAATTGAACACGCACTAAAAATGAGACAAGAATTTTTTTCTAATGAGGATGGTGGCAATGACTAA
- a CDS encoding sulfite exporter TauE/SafE family protein — MTTFVLIIVGILVGTIVIALGGGGGAIYLGILSSSFHLSPASAAATSIITSLPALVIGVIGYAKQKRIDFHVGNQMLLAALPAVVIGSLISPHIPKVIYTWIIGIILIILGLQIFFKKSKQDSINQNPYAAAAYGILGGLMVGVAGLSGGGPILAGLLLLGLDTFNATATSAYVLVGMSILGSIFHISSGNVYWQAGIPLLIGAICGAVIAPLLVNVLAKSKHPEWINYFIAVLLIYMGVKTLV; from the coding sequence TTGACAACATTTGTACTCATAATTGTCGGAATTCTAGTTGGAACAATTGTGATTGCACTAGGTGGAGGCGGAGGTGCCATCTATCTAGGCATCCTCTCGTCCAGCTTCCACCTCTCGCCCGCCAGCGCTGCTGCAACTTCGATCATCACCTCGTTGCCGGCACTAGTCATTGGCGTCATTGGATATGCCAAGCAGAAACGGATCGATTTCCACGTTGGCAATCAGATGCTGTTAGCAGCACTTCCCGCAGTTGTGATAGGTTCTCTGATCTCGCCACATATTCCAAAAGTTATCTATACATGGATCATCGGCATAATTTTGATAATTTTAGGCTTACAAATCTTTTTTAAAAAATCGAAACAAGATTCGATCAATCAAAACCCATACGCAGCTGCAGCATACGGGATACTTGGAGGATTAATGGTTGGCGTTGCTGGATTAAGTGGCGGTGGACCGATCCTGGCTGGGCTCCTGCTCTTAGGGTTAGATACCTTCAACGCCACGGCGACCTCAGCGTATGTACTAGTTGGCATGAGCATTCTAGGTTCAATTTTTCATATCAGTTCCGGCAATGTGTACTGGCAAGCAGGAATACCTCTGCTCATCGGTGCTATCTGTGGTGCGGTGATTGCTCCATTGCTAGTAAATGTATTGGCTAAAAGCAAGCATCCAGAATGGATCAATTATTTTATCGCAGTTTTATTGATCTACATGGGAGTCAAAACATTAGTGTAA
- a CDS encoding TetR/AcrR family transcriptional regulator: MTARTLSKSKIVDTVIELIRQQKPTTFSQISKQLGMRSQSIYNYFSDGNELKAAVTVRFYAKLTQELQNKIFGLSGKKAVLKFCQVSVNYAIDDFLVLQYVISMPKEMFHGDKEVESTLDNLYQLLCQLLDPLISDKKQQLVYARLIRSLIAGEVIHIGTGRFDNDLVPADDSFLQMLEIALADIPD; this comes from the coding sequence TTGACAGCTAGAACACTTTCTAAATCCAAAATTGTTGATACGGTCATTGAATTGATTCGTCAGCAAAAGCCAACTACCTTTTCGCAGATCAGCAAGCAATTAGGAATGCGCTCGCAATCGATCTATAATTATTTTTCCGATGGCAATGAACTAAAAGCAGCTGTAACAGTGCGTTTTTATGCGAAACTGACTCAAGAACTGCAGAATAAGATTTTTGGATTATCTGGGAAAAAAGCTGTGTTAAAGTTTTGCCAGGTCAGTGTAAACTATGCCATTGATGACTTCTTAGTCCTGCAGTACGTCATCAGTATGCCGAAGGAAATGTTTCATGGCGACAAAGAAGTCGAGTCGACCTTAGATAATTTGTATCAACTATTATGCCAATTATTAGATCCACTGATTTCTGATAAAAAGCAACAGTTGGTGTACGCACGCCTGATTCGAAGCTTGATTGCTGGAGAAGTCATCCATATTGGAACTGGCAGATTTGATAATGATCTAGTCCCGGCTGACGATAGTTTTTTACAAATGTTGGAAATTGCTTTAGCTGATATTCCAGATTAG
- a CDS encoding NADP-dependent oxidoreductase, whose protein sequence is MTLGNDFSGEIVEIGHNVTDFSVGDEVYGRTDHGETGTFAEYLATEPEAIAKVPKNIPLLHAAAVPLVGLTAYQALFEVLKIQKDQKVFINSGSGGVGSMAIQLAKNAGAYVATTTSQHNTSLVEGLGADKVIDYHKNKFADVLQDYDAVFDSRGGAETADGLRILKSGGGLVTISGMPTPKLAREQEMGLTRRILFSMISRSLRKTARIKGVSYDFLLMRSDGEQLAEITKLIKAEKIKPVIDRVFPFDSIKEALEYTSKGHAVGKVLIQIGE, encoded by the coding sequence TTGACCTTAGGTAATGATTTTTCTGGCGAGATCGTTGAAATTGGTCATAACGTCACTGACTTTAGTGTTGGCGATGAAGTTTATGGAAGAACTGACCACGGTGAAACCGGAACGTTTGCGGAGTATTTAGCGACTGAACCAGAAGCAATCGCCAAGGTTCCCAAGAATATTCCGTTGCTCCATGCTGCCGCAGTCCCATTGGTGGGATTAACCGCCTATCAAGCCTTATTTGAAGTCTTGAAAATCCAAAAGGACCAAAAAGTCTTCATCAATTCAGGTTCAGGTGGCGTGGGTTCAATGGCCATCCAATTAGCTAAAAATGCTGGGGCCTATGTAGCAACAACAACGAGTCAGCATAATACTTCATTAGTCGAAGGATTAGGTGCTGACAAGGTCATCGACTATCACAAAAATAAATTCGCTGATGTCTTGCAAGATTACGATGCAGTCTTTGACAGCCGTGGCGGTGCTGAAACTGCTGATGGTTTGAGAATCTTAAAGAGTGGTGGCGGACTGGTAACAATCTCAGGAATGCCAACGCCAAAACTAGCCCGTGAACAAGAAATGGGCTTGACTAGAAGAATCCTATTCTCAATGATCTCTCGTTCGTTAAGAAAAACCGCCCGCATCAAAGGAGTCAGTTATGATTTCTTGTTGATGAGAAGCGATGGCGAACAATTGGCAGAAATCACCAAATTAATCAAAGCTGAAAAAATCAAACCAGTGATCGATCGAGTATTCCCATTTGATTCGATCAAAGAAGCGCTAGAGTATACTTCAAAGGGACACGCAGTCGGTAAGGTATTAATCCAAATCGGAGAGTAA
- a CDS encoding DUF1697 domain-containing protein: MDYLLLLRGINVGGNNHVAMPKLKKMLTEAGFKNVDTYINSGNIFIMGNVDQLTAEQMVAEVLKKNFDFAIDFRLISKEAFLLDLKQAPDWWGQDQELRHNAVFKLNDYKAVNDDWLKENATEDYDKVLITPNIIFWTSTKKKDHSKSFYSKIGGSDLYKQTTARNFNTTKKIEKMFAER, translated from the coding sequence TTGGATTATTTACTTTTATTGCGTGGCATCAATGTTGGCGGCAATAATCACGTTGCCATGCCCAAATTGAAAAAAATGTTAACTGAGGCTGGCTTCAAAAATGTCGATACATATATCAATAGTGGAAATATTTTTATCATGGGAAATGTCGACCAATTAACAGCTGAGCAAATGGTCGCAGAAGTCCTGAAGAAAAATTTCGATTTTGCGATCGACTTTCGTTTGATTTCAAAAGAAGCTTTCTTGCTCGACCTCAAACAAGCGCCAGACTGGTGGGGACAAGACCAAGAATTGCGTCATAATGCAGTCTTCAAGCTCAACGACTACAAAGCAGTCAACGATGACTGGCTCAAAGAAAATGCTACCGAAGATTACGACAAGGTCTTGATCACCCCAAATATCATCTTTTGGACATCGACTAAGAAAAAGGATCATAGCAAATCTTTCTACTCAAAGATCGGTGGTTCTGACCTTTACAAACAAACTACCGCTAGAAACTTCAACACAACCAAAAAGATTGAAAAAATGTTTGCTGAACGTTAA
- a CDS encoding MFS transporter, whose amino-acid sequence MVSRNRKLIVTFALILSNAMAGLDATIINTALPAIVSDLHGIQYMGWLVAIFLLGMAVATPLWSKFGERKGNKTAYIVATVVFMIGALFQGLAPNIVWFIIARGFMGIGAGGMNTIPFIIYSQIFKNLRRRAQVIGVAAASFSGTSIIGPLLGGWIVDAFSWHWVFYLNLPIALISILIIVFFFHIKENLNKSKVDYHGAVLMILGLTSILVGIQELGMSSIWVPLAFIAVGAILVARMVQIENKAEDPIVPNRLFKNSKLVIDMILFVFLWGAFVAFNIYIPMWAQGIMGLSALIGGMTQIPGSITNFIGSEAGPVMQRRLGRYNLIAIGTAAFLIAFLGLFIAKESASYWFLLVMGAFEGFGIGLCFNVLQVAVQYDAEPRDVPIATSFAYLVRILSQTFMSAIYGVILNHALLKGVRGSHGQLTMSMMNNLSNSQTAKNLPQHLLPEMRAILFSGIHNIMLTALILILIVVVVLIILFRSGFTKPVKSRDI is encoded by the coding sequence ATAGTGAGTCGAAATAGAAAATTAATCGTTACATTCGCTTTGATACTTTCAAATGCGATGGCAGGACTGGATGCAACTATCATCAACACCGCCTTGCCAGCAATTGTCAGTGATCTGCATGGTATCCAATATATGGGATGGCTAGTGGCTATCTTCCTATTGGGTATGGCGGTCGCAACGCCTTTGTGGAGCAAGTTTGGGGAACGAAAGGGTAATAAGACAGCTTATATCGTGGCCACAGTGGTGTTCATGATTGGTGCGTTATTCCAAGGTTTAGCCCCAAATATTGTCTGGTTTATCATTGCCCGTGGATTCATGGGAATCGGTGCTGGTGGAATGAATACCATACCGTTTATTATCTACTCACAAATTTTTAAAAATTTACGACGTCGTGCACAAGTCATTGGCGTGGCTGCAGCATCATTTAGTGGGACCTCAATCATCGGACCGCTATTAGGTGGTTGGATCGTTGATGCATTCAGTTGGCACTGGGTATTTTATTTGAACTTGCCGATTGCCTTGATCTCAATCTTGATCATCGTGTTCTTCTTCCATATCAAAGAAAATCTCAACAAGTCAAAGGTCGACTACCATGGGGCAGTCTTGATGATCTTGGGATTGACTTCGATTTTAGTCGGGATTCAAGAATTAGGGATGTCATCGATTTGGGTGCCACTCGCCTTTATCGCCGTTGGTGCGATCTTAGTTGCCAGAATGGTTCAAATTGAAAATAAAGCCGAAGATCCAATCGTGCCAAATCGTCTTTTTAAAAATTCGAAGTTAGTCATTGATATGATTCTGTTCGTCTTTTTATGGGGAGCATTCGTTGCCTTCAACATTTATATCCCGATGTGGGCACAAGGAATTATGGGACTAAGTGCGTTGATTGGTGGTATGACGCAGATCCCAGGTTCGATCACTAACTTCATTGGTTCAGAAGCCGGTCCAGTCATGCAAAGACGCCTTGGACGCTACAACTTGATAGCTATTGGTACTGCAGCCTTCTTGATTGCCTTTCTTGGATTGTTCATCGCTAAAGAATCTGCTAGCTACTGGTTCCTGCTAGTGATGGGAGCCTTTGAAGGCTTTGGAATTGGACTATGTTTTAACGTCTTACAAGTTGCTGTTCAATATGATGCCGAACCTCGAGACGTGCCGATTGCAACGTCATTCGCTTATTTAGTTCGGATCTTAAGTCAGACATTCATGTCCGCCATTTATGGTGTGATCTTAAATCATGCGCTGTTAAAGGGAGTTCGTGGCAGTCATGGTCAATTAACAATGTCAATGATGAATAACTTGAGTAATTCTCAGACTGCAAAAAATCTGCCGCAGCATTTGCTTCCAGAAATGAGAGCCATCTTGTTCAGCGGTATCCACAATATCATGTTGACCGCCTTGATCTTGATTTTGATCGTAGTAGTGGTTCTAATTATCTTGTTTAGAAGCGGCTTCACCAAACCAGTGAAGAGTCGAGATATTTAA